In Streptomyces seoulensis, the following are encoded in one genomic region:
- a CDS encoding SGM_5486 family transporter-associated protein codes for MQPVLDPNPQNGQKKMLIVFGSFFAIFVVIGIVAMLLAPS; via the coding sequence ATGCAGCCTGTGCTCGACCCGAACCCCCAGAACGGCCAGAAGAAGATGCTGATCGTCTTCGGCTCCTTCTTCGCCATCTTCGTCGTCATCGGCATCGTCGCGATGCTGCTCGCCCCCTCCTGA
- a CDS encoding CynX/NimT family MFS transporter gives MMGLMAEETRTVRKPAVPETSTPLTTPTAPPAWAVRLVIVGIVLAALNLRPAITSLGALLEEVRDGLGMSGGVAGLLTSVPPLCFAVFGATAPRLARRFGPGAVVCAGMTAITAGLLIRPYIGSTAGFLAASALALMGIALSNVLMPVIVKRWFPDRVGSMTGLYSMALALGTAVAAAVAVPVTGALGGHWQSGLAVWAVLAGIAVLPWLPLVRERVPAPVPVPGAEAGPRLRIARSRTAWALAVFFGLQATAAYITMGWMPQIFRDAGVPAGTAGVLLAVTMVMGVPLAFVIPRVASRLPHQGPIVLVLGACGLAGYAGLYLAPATGAWAWAVLLGIANCAFPLALTMVGMRARTGPGVAQLSAFAQSTGYLLSIPGPLLVGVLYQRSGGWGVPIALMAALMLPQMAVGFLAGRDRIVEDEAH, from the coding sequence ATGATGGGTCTCATGGCTGAGGAGACCCGGACCGTGCGGAAGCCCGCCGTCCCCGAAACAAGCACCCCCCTGACGACACCCACCGCCCCGCCCGCCTGGGCCGTGCGCCTGGTGATCGTCGGCATCGTGCTGGCCGCGCTCAACCTCCGCCCGGCCATCACCAGCCTGGGCGCCCTCCTGGAGGAGGTCCGCGACGGCCTCGGCATGAGCGGCGGCGTCGCCGGACTGCTCACCTCCGTGCCCCCGCTCTGTTTCGCCGTCTTCGGCGCCACCGCGCCCCGTCTCGCCCGCCGCTTCGGCCCCGGCGCGGTGGTCTGCGCGGGCATGACCGCCATCACCGCCGGCCTGCTGATCCGCCCCTACATCGGCTCCACCGCCGGATTCCTGGCGGCCAGCGCGCTCGCCCTCATGGGCATCGCGCTGAGCAACGTGCTGATGCCGGTCATCGTCAAGCGCTGGTTCCCGGACCGCGTCGGCAGCATGACCGGCCTGTACTCGATGGCGCTGGCCCTCGGCACCGCCGTCGCCGCCGCCGTCGCCGTGCCGGTCACCGGCGCCCTCGGCGGCCACTGGCAGTCCGGGCTCGCCGTCTGGGCCGTCCTCGCGGGCATCGCCGTACTGCCCTGGCTGCCGCTGGTCCGCGAGCGGGTGCCCGCGCCCGTCCCGGTGCCGGGCGCGGAGGCGGGCCCCCGGCTGCGCATCGCCCGCAGCCGCACCGCCTGGGCGCTCGCCGTCTTCTTCGGCCTCCAGGCCACCGCCGCGTACATCACCATGGGCTGGATGCCGCAGATCTTCCGCGACGCCGGCGTCCCGGCCGGTACGGCGGGCGTGCTGCTCGCGGTCACCATGGTGATGGGCGTCCCGCTGGCCTTCGTCATCCCGCGCGTGGCGAGCCGGCTGCCGCACCAGGGGCCCATCGTGCTGGTCCTGGGCGCCTGCGGCCTCGCCGGGTACGCCGGGCTGTACCTCGCTCCCGCCACCGGGGCCTGGGCCTGGGCGGTGCTGCTGGGCATCGCCAACTGCGCCTTCCCGCTCGCGCTCACCATGGTCGGCATGCGGGCCCGCACCGGTCCGGGCGTGGCCCAGCTGTCCGCGTTCGCGCAGAGCACCGGGTACCTGCTCTCCATCCCCGGGCCGCTGCTGGTCGGCGTGCTGTACCAGCGCAGCGGGGGCTGGGGCGTGCCGATCGCGCTCATGGCCGCGCTGATGCTGCCGCAGATGGCGGTCGGGTTCCTCGCCGGGCGCGACCGGATCGTGGAGGACGAGGCCCACTGA
- a CDS encoding FadR/GntR family transcriptional regulator has product MPLSHPRRSALSEQVIAELRAQITSGEWPVGSRIPTEPELVEQLGVARNTVREAVRALAHNGLLDIRQGSGTYVVATSELAGVMHRRFADADPRHIAELRSTLESSAARLAAERRTEKDLKQLDALLTRREEAWEAGEAEAFVTADATFHLAVVSASHNDVMTAMYADLGEVLREWLRADVGAELEPRAYMDHTRLVDAIRTGDARAAATEAAGYPFQCRPERFSPPSGD; this is encoded by the coding sequence ATGCCTCTGAGCCACCCGCGCCGGTCGGCGCTGTCCGAACAGGTCATCGCGGAGCTGCGCGCCCAGATCACGTCCGGCGAGTGGCCGGTCGGCTCCCGCATCCCCACCGAGCCGGAGCTGGTCGAGCAGCTGGGCGTGGCCCGCAACACCGTCCGCGAGGCGGTACGTGCACTCGCGCACAACGGCCTCCTCGACATCCGCCAGGGCTCCGGCACCTATGTGGTCGCCACCAGCGAGCTGGCCGGGGTGATGCACCGCAGGTTCGCGGACGCCGATCCCCGGCACATCGCGGAGCTGCGGTCCACCCTGGAGTCGTCGGCGGCGCGGCTGGCGGCGGAGCGGCGTACCGAGAAGGACCTCAAGCAGCTGGACGCGCTGCTGACCCGGCGCGAGGAGGCGTGGGAGGCCGGGGAGGCGGAGGCGTTCGTGACGGCCGACGCCACCTTCCACCTGGCCGTGGTGTCCGCCTCGCACAACGACGTGATGACGGCGATGTACGCGGACCTCGGCGAGGTGCTGCGGGAGTGGCTGCGCGCGGACGTGGGCGCCGAGCTGGAGCCGCGTGCGTACATGGACCACACCCGGCTGGTGGACGCGATCCGCACCGGGGACGCGCGGGCGGCGGCCACGGAGGCGGCGGGCTACCCCTTCCAGTGCCGTCCGGAGCGGTTCAGCCCGCCTTCTGGTGACTGA
- a CDS encoding DUF7224 domain-containing protein, producing MRVTTALRTTSVVWVAPLVLAWVWLVTSHEAANEPAYWAGNTALVGHTLPFYAPACAAFAAWEAGRLKRAGVQRLAPVRGRYAIAFGVLWPVVALGVTAVAACLLTVRLETGAAHDWPHLGVLAMAGYLIIVHTVMGYGLGMLLPRILATPLILVVDYLCLVMPVTVVDPMWLRELTGWLDAPYGDLTVTMNPVALAVPMVLATGILAAVLVSAGIARWRGPRVVRVGAAAAASVVCLSVFTVSAVMPVRDWTGDPPPRPRADPPVCAGAAPRICVPVEAAGSLKPLSGAAKEVVPRLVDAGMEPPEQLAFVSDAARTGPRTWKLFLYRDMTDVDLRASIAASALPTMPSCPDTSDVRTGHAGTLAAWLMVKGGMGADEIQSQRGQKLAADPRVMSVVDKETKLPSAQQLAWFTRNVTLLKRCLPAPETLPAVAAEGE from the coding sequence ATGCGCGTGACGACAGCGCTGCGGACCACCAGCGTGGTCTGGGTCGCACCTCTGGTCCTCGCGTGGGTGTGGCTCGTCACCAGTCACGAGGCCGCGAACGAACCCGCCTACTGGGCCGGCAACACCGCCCTGGTCGGTCACACCCTGCCCTTCTACGCCCCGGCCTGCGCGGCCTTCGCGGCCTGGGAGGCCGGGCGGCTGAAGCGGGCCGGTGTCCAGCGGCTGGCACCCGTACGCGGCAGATACGCGATCGCCTTCGGCGTCCTGTGGCCCGTGGTGGCCCTCGGAGTGACGGCGGTCGCGGCCTGCCTGCTGACCGTGCGCCTGGAGACCGGCGCGGCACACGACTGGCCGCACCTGGGCGTCCTCGCCATGGCCGGCTACCTCATCATCGTCCACACCGTCATGGGCTACGGGCTCGGCATGCTGCTGCCCCGCATTCTGGCCACCCCGCTGATCCTCGTCGTCGACTACCTGTGCCTCGTCATGCCGGTCACGGTCGTCGACCCGATGTGGCTGCGCGAACTGACCGGATGGCTCGACGCCCCCTACGGGGACCTGACCGTCACCATGAACCCGGTGGCGCTCGCCGTCCCGATGGTGCTGGCCACGGGCATCCTGGCCGCCGTGCTGGTCAGCGCCGGGATCGCCCGGTGGCGCGGCCCCCGCGTCGTACGCGTCGGCGCCGCGGCCGCCGCGTCCGTGGTCTGCCTGAGCGTGTTCACCGTCTCGGCCGTCATGCCCGTGCGCGACTGGACCGGTGACCCGCCGCCGCGCCCCCGCGCCGACCCGCCGGTGTGCGCGGGCGCCGCACCCCGGATCTGCGTCCCCGTAGAGGCCGCGGGCAGCCTGAAGCCGCTGTCCGGCGCCGCGAAAGAGGTCGTACCGCGTCTCGTCGACGCGGGCATGGAGCCGCCGGAGCAACTCGCCTTCGTCTCCGACGCGGCCCGCACCGGCCCCCGGACGTGGAAGCTGTTCCTCTACCGCGACATGACCGACGTCGACCTGAGGGCGAGCATCGCCGCGTCGGCGCTGCCCACGATGCCGTCGTGCCCCGACACCTCCGACGTCCGCACCGGCCACGCGGGCACGCTCGCCGCCTGGCTGATGGTCAAGGGCGGCATGGGCGCCGACGAGATCCAGAGCCAGCGCGGCCAGAAACTGGCCGCCGACCCCCGGGTGATGTCCGTGGTGGACAAGGAGACGAAACTGCCCTCCGCCCAGCAGCTCGCGTGGTTCACCCGCAACGTCACGCTGCTGAAGCGGTGCCTGCCCGCCCCGGAGACCCTGCCGGCCGTTGCCGCAGAAGGGGAGTGA
- a CDS encoding ATP-binding cassette domain-containing protein: protein MPIGFHSAAFGYRRRTPVIHDFTFVFPPGRTVFLGPNGAGKSTVLSLAASVLMPRSGTVAYGRQRTGRRGDLAEYRRRIAWLPQRIESVPRLTAREQVAYVGWLKGMNRRDAWDASLGALQRVELADFADRKVHRLSGGQQRRVGVAQSLVHEAEVLLLDEPTAGMDPRQRRVFHEILAGLDQHVLLSTHDVADLEDTYDHVVVLNGGTVRFAGAVREFHAMAPPGTAPGRLAEAAYYHTVQEETACA from the coding sequence ATGCCCATCGGCTTCCACTCCGCTGCGTTCGGTTATCGACGCCGCACTCCGGTCATCCACGACTTCACCTTTGTCTTTCCGCCCGGGCGGACCGTGTTTCTCGGCCCCAACGGGGCGGGGAAGTCGACGGTCCTGTCTCTGGCGGCTTCCGTGCTGATGCCGAGGTCCGGCACCGTCGCGTACGGCAGGCAGAGGACCGGCCGGCGCGGTGACCTCGCCGAATACCGCCGGCGTATCGCATGGCTGCCCCAGCGCATCGAGTCGGTGCCCCGGCTGACCGCCCGCGAACAGGTGGCCTACGTCGGCTGGCTGAAGGGCATGAACCGCAGGGACGCCTGGGACGCCTCCCTCGGCGCCCTCCAGCGGGTCGAACTCGCGGACTTCGCCGACCGCAAGGTGCACCGGCTGTCCGGCGGACAGCAGCGTCGGGTCGGCGTCGCGCAGTCCCTGGTGCACGAGGCCGAAGTCCTCCTCCTGGACGAGCCGACGGCCGGCATGGACCCGCGCCAGCGACGCGTCTTCCACGAGATCCTCGCCGGACTCGACCAGCACGTACTGCTCTCCACCCACGACGTCGCCGACCTGGAGGACACCTACGACCACGTCGTCGTCCTCAACGGCGGAACCGTCCGGTTCGCCGGCGCGGTACGCGAGTTCCACGCCATGGCACCACCCGGCACCGCGCCCGGCCGCCTCGCGGAAGCCGCGTACTACCACACGGTCCAGGAGGAGACCGCATGCGCGTGA
- the fabI gene encoding enoyl-ACP reductase FabI: MSGILDGKRILITGVLMESSIAFHVAKLAQEQGAEIILTAFPRPTLTERIAKKLPKPAKVIELDVTNEEHLARLADIVGEELGGLDGIVHSIGFAPQDALGGNFLNTPFESVATAMHVSAFSLKALTMACLPLMQNGGSVVGLTFDAQYAWPQYDWMGPAKAALEATSRYMARDLGKQNIRCNLISAGPIGSMAAKSIPGFSDLAAVWDTRSPLEWDLKDPEPAGKGVVALLSDWFPKTTGEIIHVDGGLHAIGA; this comes from the coding sequence ATGAGCGGAATTCTCGACGGCAAGCGCATCCTGATCACGGGCGTGCTGATGGAGTCCTCCATCGCCTTCCACGTCGCCAAACTGGCCCAGGAGCAGGGCGCCGAGATCATCCTGACCGCGTTCCCGCGGCCCACGCTGACCGAGCGCATCGCCAAGAAGCTGCCGAAGCCGGCGAAGGTCATCGAGCTGGACGTCACCAACGAGGAGCACCTCGCGCGCCTGGCCGACATCGTCGGCGAGGAGCTGGGCGGCCTCGACGGCATCGTCCACTCCATCGGCTTCGCCCCGCAGGACGCCCTCGGCGGCAACTTCCTGAACACCCCGTTCGAGTCGGTCGCCACCGCCATGCACGTCTCGGCGTTCTCGCTCAAGGCGCTCACCATGGCCTGCCTGCCGCTGATGCAGAACGGCGGCTCGGTCGTCGGCCTCACCTTCGACGCGCAGTACGCCTGGCCGCAGTACGACTGGATGGGCCCGGCCAAGGCCGCCCTGGAGGCCACCAGCCGCTACATGGCGCGTGACCTGGGCAAGCAGAACATCCGCTGCAACCTCATCTCCGCGGGCCCGATCGGCTCCATGGCCGCGAAGTCCATCCCGGGCTTCTCCGACCTGGCCGCCGTCTGGGACACCCGTTCCCCGCTGGAGTGGGACCTGAAGGACCCGGAGCCCGCCGGAAAGGGCGTCGTCGCCCTCCTCAGCGACTGGTTCCCCAAGACCACCGGCGAGATCATCCACGTCGACGGCGGTCTGCACGCGATCGGCGCCTGA
- the fabG gene encoding 3-oxoacyl-[acyl-carrier-protein] reductase, which translates to MSRSVLVTGGNRGIGLAIARAFADAGDKVAITYRSGEPPAGFLAVKCDITDAEQVEQAYKEIEERHGPVEVLVANAGVTKDQLLMRMSEEDFTSVIDTNLTGTFRVVKRANRGMLRAKKGRVVLISSVVGLLGSAGQANYAASKAALVGFARSLARELGSRNLTFNVVAPGFVDTDMTKALTDEQRKGIVSQVPLGRYAEPEEVAAAVKFLASDDASYITGAVIPVDGGLGMGH; encoded by the coding sequence TTGAGCCGCTCGGTTCTCGTCACCGGAGGCAACCGGGGCATCGGCCTCGCCATCGCCCGCGCTTTCGCCGACGCCGGCGACAAGGTCGCCATCACGTACCGCTCGGGTGAGCCCCCGGCGGGCTTCCTGGCCGTCAAGTGCGACATCACCGACGCCGAGCAGGTCGAGCAGGCGTACAAGGAGATCGAGGAGCGGCACGGCCCGGTCGAGGTGCTGGTCGCGAACGCCGGCGTCACCAAGGACCAGCTGCTGATGCGGATGTCCGAGGAGGACTTCACCTCGGTCATCGACACGAACCTGACCGGCACCTTCCGGGTGGTCAAGCGGGCCAACCGGGGCATGCTGCGGGCCAAGAAGGGCCGCGTCGTACTGATCTCCTCGGTCGTCGGCCTGCTGGGCTCGGCGGGGCAGGCGAACTACGCCGCGTCGAAGGCCGCGCTGGTCGGCTTCGCGCGCTCGCTCGCCCGTGAGCTGGGCTCGCGCAACCTCACCTTCAACGTCGTCGCCCCCGGCTTCGTCGATACCGACATGACCAAGGCGCTCACCGACGAGCAGCGCAAGGGCATCGTGTCGCAGGTACCGCTCGGCCGGTACGCCGAGCCGGAGGAGGTGGCCGCGGCGGTGAAGTTCCTCGCCTCGGACGACGCCTCGTACATCACTGGAGCCGTCATTCCCGTTGACGGCGGACTGGGAATGGGTCACTGA
- a CDS encoding ATP-binding protein, which yields MSPTPAQEAVTVRTFAQRFSATRRGARLARRLATHQLDQWGHPYGTPTSDTVALLVAELAANAVLHGRVPGRDFELRLHQTPDRIRVEVSDTHPAHPKLPAQDPTAEGGRGLLLIEAVATRWGTSPRTGPGKTVWAECETGES from the coding sequence ATGTCGCCCACACCCGCCCAAGAGGCAGTCACCGTACGTACGTTCGCGCAGCGTTTCTCCGCCACCCGCCGGGGCGCCCGGCTCGCCCGCCGACTCGCCACGCACCAGTTGGACCAGTGGGGCCACCCGTACGGCACCCCCACCTCCGACACCGTCGCCCTGCTCGTCGCCGAACTCGCCGCGAACGCCGTGCTCCACGGCCGCGTACCGGGAAGGGACTTCGAACTGCGCCTCCACCAGACCCCCGACCGCATCCGCGTGGAGGTCTCGGACACCCACCCCGCCCACCCCAAGCTCCCCGCCCAGGACCCCACCGCAGAGGGAGGCAGGGGCCTCCTCCTGATCGAGGCGGTAGCCACCCGCTGGGGCACGAGCCCCAGGACGGGACCGGGCAAGACGGTGTGGGCGGAGTGCGAGACGGGAGAGTCCTGA
- a CDS encoding helix-turn-helix domain-containing protein produces the protein MVAEHGAEASDSLKMFGAVLKSLRDQGGLTQEEFALRVQYSAPYIAKIEQGKRFPPADLPTRVAGVLGEDAAKVLTAAAKTLTRRSGLATWFQQWAGIEEEAISLWAYECRVIPGLLQPEGYIRAVFEQQIPPLSEEQFERQVAARLERQRILDERPNTGFSFLIEEAVLRRGLGGVEVTRDVVRNLLEQGSRRNVEILLMPLQQVDHCGVDGQMYLAERDSHQWVGYIEGHDCSTLLTQPKLVSPMLQRYGKMRSQALSHLATADVLRDMQGAL, from the coding sequence ATGGTGGCAGAGCACGGGGCAGAAGCTTCCGACAGCCTGAAGATGTTCGGCGCGGTACTGAAGTCGCTGCGAGACCAAGGGGGCCTGACTCAGGAGGAGTTCGCGCTCCGGGTGCAATATTCGGCGCCCTATATCGCCAAGATCGAGCAGGGGAAGCGGTTCCCTCCGGCGGACTTGCCGACGCGCGTAGCGGGTGTCCTGGGCGAGGACGCGGCGAAGGTCCTCACAGCGGCGGCCAAGACCCTGACGAGGCGGTCGGGTCTGGCGACCTGGTTTCAGCAGTGGGCGGGGATCGAGGAGGAGGCGATCTCCCTGTGGGCGTACGAATGCCGAGTGATTCCGGGGCTGTTACAGCCGGAGGGGTACATCCGCGCGGTGTTCGAACAGCAGATCCCGCCCCTGTCGGAGGAGCAGTTCGAGCGGCAGGTGGCCGCTCGCCTGGAGCGGCAGCGAATCCTGGACGAGCGGCCGAACACCGGGTTCTCCTTCCTCATCGAAGAGGCAGTCCTGAGGCGCGGTCTCGGTGGCGTGGAAGTGACGCGGGACGTCGTCAGAAATCTTTTGGAGCAGGGCAGCCGGCGGAACGTGGAGATCCTCCTCATGCCGCTCCAACAGGTGGACCACTGCGGTGTCGACGGCCAGATGTACCTCGCCGAACGCGACAGCCACCAGTGGGTCGGCTACATCGAAGGACACGATTGCAGCACCCTGCTCACCCAGCCCAAATTGGTGAGTCCCATGCTCCAGCGCTATGGAAAGATGCGCTCACAGGCCCTGAGTCACCTGGCCACAGCGGACGTGCTGAGAGACATGCAAGGAGCGCTATGA
- a CDS encoding DUF397 domain-containing protein, translating into MSTELTWFKSSYSGTGGGNCVEVAMRPGAIHIRDSKDTRIQPLTVTSDAWAMFVGRIVPSCPVI; encoded by the coding sequence ATGAGCACCGAACTGACATGGTTCAAGAGCAGCTACAGCGGCACCGGTGGCGGCAACTGTGTCGAGGTCGCCATGCGCCCCGGTGCGATCCACATCCGTGACTCCAAAGACACCCGCATCCAGCCCCTCACCGTCACCTCGGACGCGTGGGCCATGTTCGTGGGCCGTATCGTGCCCTCATGCCCGGTGATCTGA
- the hemC gene encoding hydroxymethylbilane synthase: MPGDLIRIVSRNSPMALAQVERVRAELAVLHPHVRTEVLPVTTTGDRWMGDLAQVEGKGAFTKEVDAALLRGDADLAVHCMKDVPGDRPIPAGTRFAGYLKRDDIRDALVDPQGRTLDQLPRGTRIGTSSVRRVAQLAASHPHLECVPIRGNANRRLEKMAAGDADALILAVSGLERIGRMDAVSEVLTLETMLPPIGAGVLALQCREDDTETTDVVSDLGDPATHRETSAERMLLHVLQGHCNSPIAGYARTERSGELSLRAAVFTPDGKTVLHAHEWAGRLDPATLGTSVAVALLRQGARELIDGIAH; encoded by the coding sequence ATGCCCGGTGATCTGATTCGTATCGTCTCCCGCAACTCCCCCATGGCGCTCGCCCAAGTCGAGCGCGTGCGCGCAGAGTTGGCCGTACTGCACCCCCATGTCCGTACCGAGGTCCTGCCGGTCACGACCACCGGTGACCGGTGGATGGGGGACCTCGCCCAGGTCGAGGGCAAGGGAGCCTTCACCAAAGAGGTGGACGCCGCCCTGCTGCGCGGCGACGCGGACCTCGCCGTGCACTGCATGAAGGACGTACCCGGTGACCGCCCCATCCCCGCAGGGACCCGCTTCGCCGGGTACCTGAAGCGGGACGACATCCGGGACGCCCTCGTAGACCCGCAGGGCCGGACCCTGGACCAGCTCCCGCGGGGGACCCGCATCGGCACCTCCTCCGTGCGCCGGGTCGCGCAGCTCGCCGCGTCCCACCCGCACCTGGAGTGCGTGCCGATCCGGGGCAACGCGAACAGGCGGCTGGAGAAGATGGCGGCCGGAGACGCGGACGCGCTGATCCTCGCCGTGTCCGGCCTGGAGCGCATCGGGCGGATGGACGCGGTCAGTGAAGTCCTGACGCTGGAGACGATGCTGCCCCCGATCGGCGCGGGCGTCCTCGCTCTCCAGTGCCGGGAGGACGACACCGAGACGACCGACGTCGTCAGCGACCTGGGCGACCCCGCCACCCACCGGGAGACCAGCGCCGAACGGATGCTGCTGCACGTCCTCCAGGGCCACTGCAACTCCCCCATCGCCGGGTACGCCCGTACCGAGCGCTCGGGCGAACTCTCCCTGCGCGCGGCCGTGTTCACCCCCGACGGCAAGACCGTGCTGCACGCGCACGAGTGGGCCGGCCGTCTCGACCCCGCCACCCTCGGCACCTCCGTCGCCGTGGCCCTGCTCCGGCAAGGGGCGCGGGAACTCATCGACGGCATCGCCCACTGA